The following proteins come from a genomic window of Oikeobacillus pervagus:
- the pstC gene encoding phosphate ABC transporter permease subunit PstC, producing the protein MKTAEQKTDIQQIITNKQQKRFIYKSEKFVPIFLFLMATVSILTTVGIVLTLVFETFTFFSEVSFVEFLTEKKWYPFSDTEASYGIQSLIIGSLKITLIAAVTAIPIGLAVAIYLSEYASNQIRKVVKPLLEVLAGIPTIVYGFFALTFVTPLLRSMFPSMEMFNAVSPGIVVGIMIIPMIVSLSEDALSSVPQAVRDGALGLGATKWEMTWRVVFPAALSGILASIVLAVSRAIGETMIVTIAGGSTPSNDWSLTNSLQTMTSYIVQVSTGDAGFGTTIYYSIYAVGFTLFIFTLIMNIMAYMISKRFREEY; encoded by the coding sequence ATGAAAACAGCTGAGCAAAAGACGGATATTCAACAAATCATTACAAATAAACAACAAAAACGGTTTATTTATAAAAGTGAAAAATTCGTCCCTATTTTTTTGTTTTTAATGGCTACGGTTTCGATTTTGACAACAGTTGGTATTGTTCTTACTCTTGTGTTTGAGACATTTACATTTTTTAGTGAAGTGTCATTTGTTGAGTTTTTAACTGAAAAAAAATGGTATCCATTTTCTGATACAGAAGCTTCATATGGAATTCAGTCTTTAATCATTGGGTCTTTAAAGATTACTTTAATAGCTGCAGTTACAGCTATACCTATCGGATTGGCTGTTGCGATCTATTTAAGTGAGTATGCTTCTAACCAAATAAGAAAAGTAGTAAAGCCATTGTTAGAAGTTTTGGCGGGAATTCCAACGATTGTTTATGGATTTTTTGCTCTTACATTTGTTACACCATTGCTGCGTTCCATGTTTCCTTCCATGGAAATGTTTAACGCTGTAAGTCCAGGAATTGTCGTTGGCATTATGATTATCCCTATGATTGTTTCTTTATCAGAAGATGCATTATCATCCGTACCACAAGCTGTTCGTGATGGTGCCCTTGGATTAGGTGCAACAAAATGGGAAATGACTTGGAGAGTGGTTTTCCCAGCAGCTTTATCAGGAATTTTAGCGTCAATCGTTCTAGCTGTATCAAGGGCGATTGGGGAAACGATGATTGTTACGATTGCAGGAGGCTCGACACCTAGTAATGATTGGAGTTTGACCAATTCATTACAAACGATGACTTCTTATATTGTTCAAGTTAGTACCGGAGATGCAGGTTTTGGTACGACAATCTATTACAGTATTTATGCTGTTGGCTTTACTTTATTTATCTTTACTTTAATCATGAATATTATGGCATATATGATTTCGAAGCGCTTCAGGGAGGAATATTAA
- a CDS encoding PstS family phosphate ABC transporter substrate-binding protein, which produces MKSLKVLAVSTMIGSALVLGACGGTETSSDSKDGSNKTEQSEEGNKQLQGDIKIDGSSTVYPIMEAISEEYTMEQPDVKVTVGFSGTGGGFEKFIAGETQLTNASRPIKDEEKSKLEEKGIDFTEFKIAYDGLSVVVNKDNDWVDSLTIDELKKIWLDTGKTKKWSDIREGWPEKEIKLYSPGTDSGTYDYFDEVILEEKPIDQSATLSEDDNVLVQGVTGDKNAIGYFGYAYYLENKDKLKVVPIDGGKGAVEPNNKTIESGEYSPLSRPLFTYVSNKAIKENESTYDFVKFIIENSGTLAEEVGYVKLPDQEYEDALKTLEGLK; this is translated from the coding sequence ATGAAAAGCTTAAAGGTACTTGCTGTTTCCACTATGATTGGTTCCGCTCTTGTGTTAGGAGCATGTGGTGGGACGGAAACATCATCAGATTCAAAGGATGGATCTAACAAAACAGAACAATCGGAAGAGGGAAATAAACAGCTTCAAGGTGATATCAAAATTGATGGCTCTTCAACTGTTTATCCAATCATGGAGGCAATTTCTGAAGAGTATACAATGGAACAGCCCGATGTGAAAGTGACAGTTGGATTCTCTGGAACAGGTGGCGGCTTTGAAAAATTTATTGCCGGGGAAACACAATTAACAAATGCTTCCCGCCCAATTAAGGATGAGGAAAAATCAAAACTTGAAGAAAAAGGAATCGACTTTACGGAATTCAAAATTGCCTATGACGGCTTGTCCGTTGTCGTGAATAAAGATAATGATTGGGTAGATTCATTAACAATAGATGAGTTGAAAAAGATCTGGCTTGACACAGGTAAAACAAAAAAATGGTCTGACATTCGTGAAGGATGGCCTGAAAAGGAAATCAAATTATATTCTCCAGGCACTGACTCTGGAACATATGACTACTTTGATGAGGTAATTTTAGAAGAAAAACCAATCGATCAATCTGCAACTTTATCAGAAGATGATAACGTACTTGTTCAAGGGGTTACAGGAGATAAAAATGCCATTGGGTACTTTGGATATGCTTATTATCTAGAAAATAAAGATAAATTAAAAGTGGTTCCAATTGATGGTGGCAAAGGTGCAGTTGAACCGAATAACAAAACGATTGAGAGCGGAGAATATTCTCCATTATCACGTCCACTATTTACTTATGTAAGCAATAAAGCGATCAAAGAAAATGAAAGTACTTATGACTTTGTGAAATTCATTATAGAAAATAGCGGAACTCTTGCAGAAGAAGTAGGATATGTGAAACTTCCAGATCAAGAGTACGAGGATGCTTTAAAAACTTTAGAAGGTCTTAAGTAA
- a CDS encoding peptidoglycan D,D-transpeptidase FtsI family protein, producing MNMLFFVVFVLFSLLIFRLGIVQIVQGEDYQRKIERTEDVTVNTTVPRGKIFDRNGKIIVDNIPQNAITYTRSKNADQEEMLKTAKKLTKFINKDTDRITERDKKDFWLMKFPDKGKKKLTDKEWQKLKENELTSKDLYKIQLDRITEKDLKMLTEEDLKVLAIYREFTGGYALTPQIVKNNNVTEEEYATVSENLRSLPGVDTTTDWDRSYIYDNTLKTVLGNISSSREGLPKEMLDFYLSRDYSRNDRVGKSYIEYQYEEVLRGQKQKMKSITDKSGNVLNSEVVREGSRGNDLILTTDIDLQIAVEEIIEEELLKEKYRGRPLLDRAFVTMMDPHTGEILALAGKKYEINDKGKPEILDFALGNMTTSYAMGSAVKGATVLTGYMSGVNGINEYIVDEPLKFKGSNKTKSSWFNRSGRMSMNEIYALKRSSNVYMFKTAIEIGKGAYRYNQGLKIDSEGYHTMRRYFNQFGLGVLTGIDLPNEQVGYKGKIDPGTPGKLLDLSIGQFDTYTPLQMAQYVSTIANGGYRMQPHIVKEIRKPVAESNKIGSLVEATQPKVLNRIDATPAQIAQVQEGFRQVMQTPQGTASSFFANAPYSPAGKTGTAEGVYDGPKSEQYLKRGQPLPMVWNTTLVGYAPHNNPEVAFSVVVPWVYQGNGGSSINNIIGRRILDKYFELKEERAEKETSDVIVQKEIQYPDQDKKEEE from the coding sequence ATGAACATGTTGTTTTTTGTTGTCTTTGTCCTTTTTTCTTTGTTAATCTTCAGACTCGGAATTGTTCAGATTGTACAGGGAGAGGACTACCAAAGGAAAATTGAACGTACAGAAGACGTAACGGTAAATACAACCGTCCCAAGAGGAAAAATATTTGATAGAAATGGAAAAATCATTGTTGACAATATTCCTCAAAATGCAATTACGTATACTCGGTCCAAAAATGCGGACCAAGAAGAAATGTTAAAAACAGCAAAGAAACTCACAAAATTTATCAATAAAGACACGGATCGCATTACAGAGCGGGATAAAAAAGATTTTTGGTTAATGAAGTTCCCAGACAAAGGGAAAAAAAAGCTGACAGATAAAGAGTGGCAAAAACTTAAAGAAAATGAGTTAACGAGTAAGGATTTATACAAAATTCAATTAGATCGAATTACCGAGAAAGATTTGAAAATGTTAACAGAAGAAGATTTAAAAGTATTGGCGATTTATCGTGAATTTACGGGTGGATATGCTTTGACACCACAAATTGTAAAAAATAATAATGTGACAGAAGAAGAATATGCAACAGTTAGTGAGAATTTACGCTCATTACCTGGGGTCGATACGACGACAGATTGGGACCGTTCCTATATTTATGACAACACATTAAAAACGGTTCTTGGAAATATTTCGTCCTCCAGAGAAGGTTTACCTAAAGAAATGCTCGATTTTTATTTATCACGTGATTATAGTAGAAATGATCGTGTAGGTAAAAGTTATATTGAATATCAATATGAAGAAGTATTGCGTGGGCAAAAACAAAAAATGAAAAGTATTACAGATAAGTCAGGAAATGTTCTCAACTCTGAGGTTGTAAGAGAAGGTAGTCGTGGGAATGATTTAATCTTAACGACTGATATTGATTTACAAATCGCTGTTGAAGAAATCATCGAAGAGGAATTATTAAAGGAGAAATATAGGGGGCGCCCTTTATTAGACCGTGCTTTTGTGACGATGATGGACCCACATACAGGCGAAATCTTAGCATTAGCTGGGAAAAAATATGAGATAAATGATAAAGGAAAACCGGAAATTCTAGATTTTGCCCTTGGAAATATGACAACTTCTTATGCAATGGGTTCAGCTGTAAAAGGGGCTACCGTTTTAACCGGCTATATGTCAGGAGTAAATGGAATAAATGAATATATTGTCGACGAGCCTTTGAAATTTAAAGGTTCAAATAAGACAAAAAGTTCATGGTTTAATCGTTCAGGAAGAATGTCCATGAATGAAATATACGCGCTAAAAAGATCATCGAACGTGTATATGTTTAAAACGGCTATTGAGATCGGAAAAGGGGCATACCGATATAATCAAGGGTTGAAAATTGATTCAGAAGGCTACCACACCATGAGGAGATATTTTAATCAATTTGGTTTAGGGGTCCTTACTGGAATCGACCTACCAAATGAACAAGTGGGCTATAAAGGGAAAATTGACCCGGGAACACCAGGGAAACTTCTCGACCTTTCCATCGGACAGTTTGATACCTACACACCATTGCAAATGGCTCAATACGTCTCAACAATCGCAAATGGTGGATACCGTATGCAACCGCATATTGTGAAGGAAATTCGAAAACCAGTTGCGGAGTCTAATAAAATTGGCTCTTTAGTTGAGGCAACACAGCCGAAAGTATTAAATAGGATCGATGCAACACCTGCACAGATTGCTCAAGTACAGGAAGGGTTTAGGCAAGTTATGCAGACTCCCCAAGGAACTGCCTCAAGCTTCTTTGCAAATGCTCCTTATAGCCCTGCTGGAAAGACTGGGACAGCAGAGGGAGTTTATGATGGTCCTAAAAGCGAACAATATTTAAAAAGGGGACAACCATTACCAATGGTTTGGAATACAACACTCGTTGGGTATGCTCCTCATAATAACCCAGAAGTAGCTTTTTCCGTTGTGGTTCCATGGGTTTACCAAGGGAACGGCGGATCCTCCATTAATAATATTATCGGCAGAAGAATTTTAGATAAATATTTTGAATTAAAAGAAGAAAGAGCAGAAAAAGAAACATCTGATGTCATTGTTCAAAAGGAAATTCAATATCCAGATCAGGATAAAAAAGAAGAAGAATAA
- a CDS encoding MFS transporter, producing the protein MSILKKWLGDVEVSKDLLLLLIIGGFYSLSVALSNTFVNIYLWKQSGQFIDLAVYNLTVVMFQPITFIIAGRWAKKVDRVIVLRIGVSFLAFFYLTVLAVGQNASKYLVLLGALLGIGYGFYWLAYNVLTFEITEPETRDFFNGLLGTLTSAGGMLGPIFAGFVISRFDSFFGYTIVFGLSLTLFTMAVVMSFFIKRRPATGRYCFLRIVKERKNNADWRNITNANFFQGLREGVFAFVISVFVFVSTGSELALGTYGLVNSGVSFLCYTLASRVISKQYRKPVILIAGILLYLSLFIIAFKVTYMRLLIYAVVIAIAYPFLLVPYLSMTYDVIGRGWKASEMRIEYIVVRELFTNLGRIVSVFIFILAITFFNEEKSIPVLLLLLGAGHSIIYFFIRKVKMSPT; encoded by the coding sequence ATGAGTATATTGAAGAAATGGTTAGGAGATGTGGAAGTTTCAAAAGATTTATTATTACTTCTCATTATCGGTGGATTTTATTCTTTAAGTGTGGCCCTGTCCAATACATTTGTAAATATATATTTATGGAAACAATCTGGACAGTTTATTGATTTGGCCGTTTACAATTTAACAGTTGTTATGTTTCAACCAATCACGTTTATTATCGCTGGTAGGTGGGCAAAAAAAGTTGATCGTGTCATCGTATTGCGGATCGGAGTCAGCTTCTTAGCCTTTTTTTATTTAACTGTTTTAGCTGTGGGCCAAAATGCATCAAAATATCTCGTTTTACTTGGAGCGCTTTTAGGAATTGGGTATGGGTTTTACTGGTTAGCCTATAATGTCCTTACATTCGAAATTACAGAGCCGGAAACACGGGATTTTTTTAATGGTTTATTAGGTACTTTAACATCTGCAGGTGGTATGCTTGGTCCGATTTTTGCTGGATTTGTGATTTCAAGATTTGATTCCTTTTTTGGCTACACGATTGTGTTCGGGCTTTCATTAACTTTATTTACAATGGCCGTTGTTATGAGCTTTTTCATAAAAAGAAGGCCTGCAACTGGTAGATATTGCTTTTTAAGAATAGTAAAAGAAAGGAAAAACAATGCCGATTGGAGGAATATTACAAATGCAAACTTTTTTCAAGGGTTAAGAGAAGGAGTCTTCGCATTTGTGATCTCTGTTTTTGTATTTGTCTCAACGGGAAGTGAGTTGGCTTTAGGAACATACGGATTAGTCAATTCAGGTGTTTCATTTTTATGTTATACTTTAGCTTCTAGAGTCATTTCCAAACAATATCGTAAGCCCGTTATTTTAATTGCAGGGATTTTATTATATTTATCCTTGTTCATCATTGCCTTTAAAGTAACGTATATGCGATTGTTAATTTACGCTGTAGTCATTGCGATTGCTTACCCTTTCTTACTTGTTCCATATTTATCTATGACCTATGATGTGATTGGAAGAGGATGGAAGGCAAGTGAAATGAGAATCGAGTACATTGTTGTTCGAGAATTATTCACGAATTTAGGAAGAATCGTATCTGTGTTCATTTTTATATTGGCTATTACATTCTTTAATGAAGAAAAAAGTATTCCAGTATTATTATTACTACTAGGAGCAGGGCATTCGATCATTTACTTTTTTATTCGGAAAGTAAAGATGAGCCCAACTTAG
- the sodA gene encoding superoxide dismutase SodA, with translation MAFELPKLPYAYDALEPHFDKETMEIHHTKHHNTYVTNLNNALEGNEELLSKSVEEVIANLDAVPEASRTAVRNNGGGHANHSLFWQILSPNGGGEPTGELAEAINKKFGSFESFKEEFKKAAASRFGSGWAWLIVNNGELEITSTPNQDSPLMEGKTPILGLDVWEHAYYLKYQNRRPDYIGAFWNVVNWEEVVKRYNAAK, from the coding sequence ATGGCTTTTGAATTACCAAAATTACCTTATGCTTATGATGCACTTGAACCACATTTTGATAAAGAAACAATGGAAATTCATCACACGAAACACCATAACACATATGTTACTAATTTAAATAATGCTCTTGAAGGCAATGAAGAATTACTTTCTAAATCAGTTGAAGAAGTAATTGCTAATTTGGACGCTGTTCCAGAAGCTTCTCGTACAGCAGTGCGTAATAATGGCGGCGGACATGCGAACCACTCTTTATTTTGGCAAATTTTGTCACCAAATGGTGGCGGTGAGCCAACTGGGGAATTAGCTGAAGCCATTAATAAAAAATTCGGTAGCTTCGAAAGCTTCAAAGAAGAATTCAAAAAAGCAGCTGCAAGCCGCTTTGGTTCTGGTTGGGCTTGGTTAATCGTGAATAATGGCGAACTTGAAATTACAAGTACACCAAACCAAGACTCCCCATTAATGGAAGGAAAAACTCCTATCCTTGGACTTGATGTTTGGGAGCATGCATACTACTTGAAATACCAAAACCGCCGTCCAGATTACATTGGAGCATTCTGGAATGTCGTGAACTGGGAAGAAGTTGTTAAACGCTATAATGCTGCAAAATAA
- a CDS encoding Na/Pi cotransporter family protein: MEINVQEMIFQFIGGLGIFLYGIKQMGDGLQKTAGDRLRDILDRYTTNPLMGVLAGILVTVLIQSSSATTVITVGLVSAGFMTLRQAIGVIMGANIGTTITAFIIGINIGEYSLPILALGAVLIFFFKGNKVNNLGQVIFGFGALFYGLELMSGGMKPLRTLESFHELTVNMSENPILGVVVGTAFTIIVQSSSATIGILQGLFSEGLLKLDAALPVLFGDNIGTTITAILASIGASVAAKRAAATHVLFNLIGTTIFMIILPIFTNLIEGLRDWLHLNPEMTIAFAHGTFNVTNTIIQLPFVGVLALIVTKLIPGEDAIIEYKPKHLDPVFIEQSPSIAIGQAKEEVIRMGSFAIKGLEETNEYLKTKHHKHAETAVQLEFAINNLDKKITEYLIQLSGAPLSGNESERHSTLMDTVRDIERVGDHFENILELVDYQQANKVKITPDAMKDLQEMFSLTIETVSKSIEALNENDRDIAYEVAEIEDLIDKMERKLRKQHILRLNKGLCTGQGGIVFVDIISNLERIGDHAVNIAEAVLGTRHEH; encoded by the coding sequence ATGGAAATCAATGTCCAAGAAATGATTTTTCAATTTATTGGTGGGCTTGGAATTTTCTTGTATGGTATTAAGCAGATGGGAGATGGTTTACAAAAAACTGCAGGGGACCGTTTGCGTGACATTTTAGATCGATATACAACGAATCCGCTAATGGGAGTACTTGCTGGGATTCTTGTCACCGTATTAATTCAAAGTAGCTCCGCGACGACAGTGATTACCGTCGGGTTAGTAAGTGCAGGTTTTATGACTTTGCGCCAAGCGATTGGTGTTATTATGGGGGCTAATATCGGGACAACGATTACAGCATTCATAATAGGGATTAATATTGGTGAATATTCTTTACCAATCCTTGCATTGGGGGCTGTACTCATCTTTTTCTTTAAAGGAAACAAGGTGAATAATTTAGGACAAGTTATCTTTGGTTTTGGAGCATTATTTTATGGACTTGAGTTAATGAGTGGAGGAATGAAGCCGCTTAGAACTCTAGAATCATTTCATGAATTAACAGTAAATATGAGTGAAAACCCAATACTAGGGGTGGTGGTAGGTACAGCATTTACCATCATTGTTCAAAGTTCAAGCGCAACTATTGGGATTTTACAGGGATTATTTTCAGAAGGATTATTAAAACTTGATGCGGCCTTACCGGTTTTATTCGGGGATAACATTGGAACAACGATCACAGCAATTTTAGCTTCCATTGGGGCTTCTGTCGCAGCAAAACGAGCGGCAGCTACACATGTATTATTTAATTTAATTGGTACGACTATTTTTATGATAATATTACCCATTTTTACCAACTTGATAGAAGGATTAAGAGATTGGTTACATTTAAACCCTGAAATGACGATTGCTTTTGCACATGGAACTTTCAATGTGACGAATACAATCATTCAATTGCCATTTGTAGGAGTGTTGGCATTGATTGTAACCAAGCTTATTCCAGGTGAAGATGCCATTATTGAATATAAACCAAAACATTTGGATCCAGTATTTATAGAACAGTCACCATCGATTGCCATTGGACAAGCCAAAGAAGAAGTCATTCGCATGGGGAGCTTTGCCATAAAGGGGCTTGAGGAAACGAATGAATATTTAAAGACCAAACATCACAAACATGCAGAGACGGCTGTACAATTAGAATTCGCAATTAATAATCTAGATAAAAAAATTACCGAGTACTTAATTCAGTTATCTGGAGCGCCTTTATCCGGTAATGAATCGGAGCGCCATTCTACTTTAATGGATACGGTTCGTGATATTGAGCGAGTAGGTGATCATTTTGAAAATATACTGGAGCTTGTTGATTATCAGCAAGCAAATAAGGTGAAGATTACTCCAGATGCTATGAAGGATCTTCAAGAAATGTTTAGTCTTACGATTGAAACGGTATCAAAATCGATTGAAGCACTAAATGAAAATGATCGTGACATTGCTTATGAAGTGGCAGAAATAGAGGATCTAATTGATAAAATGGAAAGAAAACTACGAAAACAACATATATTACGATTGAATAAAGGACTTTGTACGGGTCAAGGTGGAATTGTGTTTGTAGATATCATTAGCAATTTGGAACGAATCGGTGATCATGCTGTTAATATTGCAGAAGCAGTCCTCGGTACAAGGCATGAACATTAA
- a CDS encoding DUF1189 domain-containing protein, whose translation MNIFTQFVKSLYSPKDMATFRFQGIGKTILYVFFIMLISIIPFSYHFTMMVNQGVKAMKDTTNEIPAFTIKNGILSSEQNETKILSKDGMKIVFDPTGNITAEDIEKEKDAIGILKDEFIISSNGNVETLQYSMVEGLNLSKQKLNSYLNALDSSLGIFLPIIIFLSYLFVSAMGFIKITIFASLALLIRQGRKLSYKQSFRITAYCITLPTVIFTLFSLFKIAIPFGFLINWALIILMLYLTIQAMPIPKKKQSNIEPSVK comes from the coding sequence ATGAATATTTTTACACAATTTGTGAAGAGCCTGTATTCTCCAAAAGATATGGCTACTTTCCGTTTTCAAGGAATTGGAAAAACTATTTTATATGTTTTTTTCATTATGCTCATTTCTATTATTCCATTTTCATACCATTTCACAATGATGGTGAATCAAGGTGTAAAGGCTATGAAGGACACAACAAATGAGATTCCAGCATTTACAATAAAAAATGGGATCCTATCCTCTGAACAAAATGAAACGAAAATTCTTTCAAAAGATGGAATGAAGATCGTTTTTGACCCAACCGGAAACATTACAGCAGAAGACATCGAAAAAGAAAAGGATGCGATTGGCATATTAAAGGATGAGTTCATTATTTCGTCAAATGGCAATGTGGAAACCCTTCAATATTCTATGGTAGAAGGATTAAATCTTTCCAAGCAAAAATTGAACTCTTACCTAAATGCATTGGATTCATCCTTGGGGATCTTTTTACCGATCATCATTTTTCTTTCTTATCTTTTTGTTTCCGCTATGGGATTTATTAAAATTACGATTTTTGCAAGTCTTGCTCTATTGATTCGCCAAGGACGTAAATTATCTTACAAACAAAGCTTCCGAATTACGGCTTATTGCATCACATTACCAACTGTGATCTTTACTTTATTCAGTTTATTTAAAATCGCTATTCCCTTTGGTTTCTTAATCAACTGGGCTCTTATCATTCTCATGCTTTACTTAACGATTCAAGCAATGCCCATCCCTAAGAAAAAACAGTCAAATATTGAACCCTCGGTAAAATAA
- a CDS encoding MFS transporter → MSKPLFYISLLPFIMVLGNSMMIPILPDMQSELHLTEKESGYILSFFSFPAAIIIPFIGFLSDRFGRKILILLSLFFVIGGSVLCAVSIWFPHPFIWLLIGRVIQGIGAAGTTPLAMAIIGDAVDRTRQGEAFGLLEVFNGVGKVVAPIVGATAAAIYNWNLAFVFVIIVTVLSLVGIFKTIPNKKSGNQVNSIRNYLQDLIYVLKSKWLEIFPLFYMGAVGLFLLFGILFYLSYYIEMTYHIDGFFKGTAFMFPLAAMTIVSYWTGKQLKNSGNFQSLTLIGISVMMVSFAGMEWNHSFHFFLFFLTIAFAGLGFILPCMNTAITSQVSDGERGFIVGLYGTARFIGVALGPTIFSIWIDDVGYMIRIVFILSFSMLLAFIFHQLIMKETQPYLQK, encoded by the coding sequence ATGAGTAAACCGTTATTTTATATAAGTCTTCTACCATTCATCATGGTATTAGGGAATTCGATGATGATTCCCATTTTGCCTGACATGCAAAGTGAATTGCATTTAACGGAAAAAGAAAGCGGATATATTCTTAGTTTTTTCAGCTTTCCTGCCGCGATTATTATTCCTTTTATAGGTTTTTTATCGGATCGTTTCGGTCGGAAAATATTGATCCTTCTCTCACTATTTTTTGTCATTGGCGGAAGTGTCCTATGTGCTGTAAGCATCTGGTTCCCTCATCCGTTTATTTGGCTTTTAATAGGAAGAGTGATACAAGGAATCGGTGCAGCTGGAACAACCCCTCTAGCAATGGCCATCATTGGAGATGCCGTCGACAGGACAAGACAGGGAGAGGCATTTGGCTTACTTGAAGTTTTTAATGGAGTAGGAAAAGTTGTTGCACCGATTGTGGGGGCGACTGCAGCAGCGATTTATAATTGGAATCTTGCGTTTGTATTTGTCATCATCGTTACGGTCCTTTCACTAGTAGGGATTTTTAAGACGATTCCAAATAAAAAATCAGGTAATCAAGTGAATTCGATTCGAAACTATCTTCAAGATTTAATATATGTTTTGAAATCCAAATGGTTGGAAATATTTCCTTTATTTTATATGGGAGCAGTAGGATTATTTTTGCTTTTTGGAATTTTGTTTTATTTATCCTATTACATTGAAATGACCTATCATATTGATGGGTTTTTTAAAGGAACCGCCTTTATGTTCCCATTAGCCGCGATGACGATTGTCTCTTATTGGACAGGAAAACAATTAAAAAATAGTGGGAATTTTCAATCACTCACCTTAATTGGGATCTCCGTCATGATGGTTTCGTTTGCTGGCATGGAGTGGAATCATTCCTTCCATTTTTTTCTCTTTTTTTTGACAATTGCATTCGCAGGTCTAGGATTTATTTTGCCTTGTATGAATACGGCGATTACTTCACAAGTATCCGATGGAGAGAGAGGATTTATCGTTGGATTATATGGGACAGCCAGATTTATTGGAGTTGCACTAGGGCCAACGATTTTTAGTATATGGATTGACGATGTGGGGTATATGATTCGAATTGTCTTTATACTTTCCTTTTCGATGTTACTTGCTTTTATATTCCATCAACTCATCATGAAGGAGACCCAACCTTATTTGCAAAAATAA
- the ispG gene encoding flavodoxin-dependent (E)-4-hydroxy-3-methylbut-2-enyl-diphosphate synthase, with amino-acid sequence MTHRSKTRPVKVGNLTIGGSNELFIQSMTTTKTHDVEATVKEILRLEEAGCQLVRVACPDERAANAIADIKRQIHIPLVVDIHFDYKLALKAIEGGADKIRINPGNIGRREKVEAVVNAAKERGIPIRIGVNAGSLEKRILEKYGYPTADGMVESALHHIKILEDLDFHDIIVSMKASDVNLAIEAYEKAAKAFDYPLHLGITESGTLFAGTIKSAAGLGAILSKGIGNTLRISLSADPVEEVKVARELLKSFGLSSNAATLISCPTCGRIEIDLISIANEVEEYIQKIHAPIKVAVLGCAVNGPGEAREADIGIAGARGEGLLFRKGKTVRKVPEETMVEELKKEIDQIAAEYFASKQKEEELG; translated from the coding sequence ATAACACATCGTTCAAAAACAAGACCTGTAAAAGTAGGAAATTTAACTATAGGTGGAAGTAATGAATTATTTATACAAAGTATGACAACAACAAAAACTCATGACGTGGAGGCAACCGTTAAGGAAATTCTCCGTTTAGAAGAAGCGGGTTGTCAACTCGTTCGGGTTGCTTGTCCAGATGAAAGAGCGGCAAATGCCATCGCCGATATTAAGAGACAAATTCATATTCCATTAGTAGTAGACATTCACTTTGACTACAAGTTAGCGCTAAAAGCCATTGAAGGTGGAGCAGACAAAATACGCATCAATCCAGGAAATATCGGTAGAAGAGAAAAAGTGGAAGCCGTTGTGAATGCAGCAAAAGAACGAGGCATCCCCATTCGAATTGGAGTCAATGCTGGAAGCTTGGAAAAACGGATTTTAGAAAAATACGGGTATCCGACAGCCGATGGAATGGTTGAAAGTGCTTTACATCATATTAAAATTTTAGAAGATCTCGATTTTCACGATATTATCGTTTCAATGAAGGCTTCAGATGTTAATCTTGCTATTGAAGCTTATGAAAAAGCCGCAAAAGCTTTTGACTATCCTTTACATTTAGGGATTACTGAATCTGGGACATTGTTTGCAGGAACAATCAAAAGTGCTGCAGGACTTGGGGCCATTTTAAGTAAAGGGATCGGAAATACTTTACGAATTTCTTTAAGTGCGGATCCGGTCGAAGAAGTAAAGGTAGCACGGGAATTATTAAAATCATTTGGGCTCTCTTCAAATGCGGCAACTTTAATCTCTTGTCCTACCTGTGGAAGAATTGAGATTGATCTCATTAGTATCGCGAATGAGGTTGAGGAATATATTCAAAAAATCCATGCACCTATTAAGGTCGCTGTCCTAGGATGTGCTGTAAATGGTCCTGGGGAGGCTCGTGAAGCGGATATAGGAATAGCAGGTGCTCGTGGTGAGGGATTATTATTCCGAAAAGGGAAAACGGTCCGTAAAGTTCCGGAAGAAACAATGGTTGAAGAACTGAAAAAAGAAATTGATCAAATAGCGGCAGAATATTTTGCTTCTAAACAAAAAGAAGAAGAGCTCGGCTAA